The following proteins are co-located in the Silene latifolia isolate original U9 population chromosome 1, ASM4854445v1, whole genome shotgun sequence genome:
- the LOC141606705 gene encoding putative glutamate carboxypeptidase AMP1 has protein sequence MCDVPSFLPSPFKSDSLEAFTTTMAIHHQLHSSILKRFSFTTLIFLFFFLFIFSFHSFLHTNPNKQPPQLSNTTKLDYQEIFLSLASNDTVSQYHRALTLHPHLAGTPGSHHVTDSIRAHFQTLGLETKTAEYEVLLSYPRRVSLTAHFSEVERKEYNEVEDTRVVRPYHAYAPSGTALGPAAYVNLGREEDYNGLAGVGVNVSGCVVVVRRGGAVSRGDLVRKAAEKGAVAVLTFTEGAGEGVERGTVMKGVGDPLSPGWGSVLGTERLGRGDVEVVTRFPKIPSMPVSLETALSILKSLEGNQVPLSWRDHTAKIGVHRVGPGPTLLNFSYQGEEKMATISDVFAVIKGLEEPDRYVLLGNHRDAWTYGAVDPNSGTAALLDVARRYAYLMGLGWRPRRTIILCSWDAEEFGMIGSTEWVEENIMNLGSKAIAYLNVDCAAQGPGIFPSATPQLDDLLIDITKKVKDPDVEGMTVYEEWTTRNKGINIQRLNGVDSDFAPFLQYAGVPSLDIYFGKDFPVYHTAFDSYDWMINHGDPLFHRHVAVAGLWGLLALRLADDPILPFNYCSYATQLQVYTDTLSRMLEGRVSVVPITNSIQHLLLAAKEVQEEAKSLRRNTSLSDLSMLKERILNDRLMLAERGLVDADGLLGNKWFKHLVYGPSNNHDTELSQFPSIANAISQTKTSEDVATIQHEIWRVARAIQRAADVLRGDLS, from the exons ATGTGTGATGTCCCTTCCTTTCTACCTTCTCCATTTAAATCTGACTCACTTGAAGCTTTTACTACAACAATGGCGATTCATCATCAACTTCATTCTTCCATACTCAAACGCTTTTCTTTTACCACCCtcattttcctcttcttcttcctcttcatttTTAGCTTTCATTCCTTCCTCCATACAAACCCTAATAAACAACCTCCTCAACTCTCAAATACCACAAAACTTGACTACCAAGAAATCTTCCTCTCCTTAGCATCAAACGATACCGTTTCACAGTATCACCGCGCGTTAACTCTCCACCCTCACTTAGCTGGCACACCCGGCTCCCACCACGTCACCGACTCCATCCGGGCCCACTTCCAAACCCTAGGGCTCGAAACAAAAACAGCAGAGTACGAGGTTTTGCTGTCTTATCCTAGACGCGTGTCGCTCACGGCGCATTTTAGCGAGGTGGAGAGAAAGGAGTATAATGAGGTGGAAGACACGCGCGTGGTGCGTCCATACCACGCGTACGCACCGTCGGGGACAGCGTTGGGTCCGGCAGCATATGTTAATTTAGGGAGGGAAGAGGACTATAATGGGCTGGCGGGGGTGGGGGTGAATGTGAGCGGGTGTGTGGTGGTGGTGAGGAGGGGCGGGGCGGTTTCGAGGGGGGATTTGGTTAGGAAGGCGGCAGAGAAGGGAGCGGTGGCAGTGTTGACATTTACGGAGGGGGCGGGGGAAGGGGTGGAGAGGGGGACTGTTATGAAGGGTGTGGGAGACCCGTTGAGTCCGGGTTGGGGAAGCGTATTGGGAACAGAGCGGTTAGGGAGGGGAGACGTTGAGGTGGTTACGAGGTTTCCTAAGATTCCGTCAATGCCTGTGTCTTTGGAGACGGCTTTGTCTATTTTGAAGTCACTTGAGGGGAATCAGGTGCCATTGAGTTGGAGGGATCATACCGCCAAAATTGGGGTTCATAGGGTTGGACCTGGTCCTACATTGCTCAATTTCAGTTACCAG GGGGAAGAGAAGATGGCTACTATTAGTGATGTATTTGCTGTCATTAAAGGCTTGGAGGAGCCAGACCGCTATGTTCTACTCGGAAACCATAGAGATGCATGGACATATGGTGCTGTTGATCCTAACAGTGGAACTGCTGCCTTACTAGATGTTGCTCGCAGATATGCTTATTTGATGGGATTGGGATGGAGACCTCGTAGAACAATTATTCTCTGTAGCTGGGATGCTGAAGAGTTTGGAATG aTAGGTTCAACTGAATGGGTTGAGGAAAACATTATGAATCTTGGCTCTAAGGCCATAGCCTATTTAAATGTGGATTGTGCAGCTCAAGGGCCTGGAATATTTCCAAGTGCAACTCCCCAATTAGATGATCTTCTAATTGACATCACCAAAAAG GTTAAGGATCCTGATGTGGAAGGCATGACAGTTTATGAAGAATGGACTACTAGGAACAAAGGCATCAAT ATTCAGAGGCTCAATGGAGTGGACTCTGATTTTGCTCCATTTCTGCAGTACGCAGGGGTTCCTTCGCTTGATATATACTTTGGAAAAG ATTTTCCAGTTTATCACACAGCTTTTGACTCTTATGATTGGATGATTAACCATGGTGATCCGTTGTTCCACCGCCATGTAGCTG TGGCAGGACTTTGGGGGCTGTTAGCTCTTCGTTTGGCTGATGACCCAATTTTGCCTTTTAATTACTGTTCATATGCGACGCAGCTACAG GTGTACACAGATACCTTGAGCCGTATGTTGGAAGGCCGTGTCTCTGTTGTTCCTATTACAAATTCGATTCAGCATCTCCTTTTGGCTGCCAAAGAAGTTCAAGAGGAAGCTAAG AGTTTAAGACGGAATACATCCCTTAGTGATCTTTCAATGTTGAAGGAGCGGATATTAAACGATCGCTTGATGCTGGCCGAAAGAGGGCTAGTAGATGCTGATGGGCTCCTAGGGAACAAGTGGTTTAAGCATCTT GTATATGGACCTTCAAACAATCACGACACCGAACTATCCCAATTCCCTTCAATCGCTAACGCAATTTCTCAAACAAAGACGAGTGAAGATGTAGCAACAATTCAGCATGAAATTTGGAGGGTTGCTCGAGCCATACAAAGGGCTGCCGATGTTTTGAGAGGGGATCTATCCTGA
- the LOC141649013 gene encoding uncharacterized protein LOC141649013, with protein MIDKGMDGEDVMIDDMIVSSNLGAERANYWKQAKEAGNTKWRPLDTGFWKVNVDAAILGSAVNGLGVVIRDEHGHVGRAAVKEVHQCWEPCIAEAKAALFSLQVVRQMGIDKVVLESDSLQLVTLLRNTLASYMGNMVRDIPSLARNFEVVCFDFVRSGNRVMHCLAHYFPIDYSPLIWVDIVPDCIGDVVAADFDFISTFD; from the exons ATGATCGATAAGGGCATGGATGGAGAAGATGTTATGATTGATGATATGATAGTG AGCAGCAATCTTGGAGCCGAAAGAGCAAATTACTGGAAGCAAGCTAAGGAGGCTGGCAACACGAAGTGGAGACCTCTGGACACAGGATTTTGGAAAGTTAATGTAGATGCGGCGATTTTGGGGTCAGCAGTTAACGGCTTGGGGGTGGTGATCAGGGATGAGCACGGTCATGTGGGCAGAGCTGCGGTAAAAGAGGTTCATCAATGTTGGGAGCCATGTATAGCGGAGGCGAAAGCGGCTTTGTTCAGTCTTCAGGTTGTACGACAGATGGGGATTGATAAGGTGGTCCTTGAATCTGATTCTTTACAACTCGTGACGCTCCTCCGTAATACTCTAGCGTCTTACATGGGCAACATGGTTAGAGACATTCCGTCTCTTGCCAGGAATTTTGAGGTCGTTTGTTTTGATTTTGTTAGGAGTGGGAATAGAGTGATGCACTGTTTGGCTCATTATTTTCCTATTGATTATTCGCCGCTTATTTGGGTCGATATAGTTCCGGATTGTATTGGTGATGTTGTTGCTGCTGATTTTGATTTCATAtcaacttttgattga